Proteins from one Anthonomus grandis grandis chromosome 8, icAntGran1.3, whole genome shotgun sequence genomic window:
- the LOC126739795 gene encoding transcriptional repressor CTCFL-like yields the protein MAERLLCTNCGKRYKNRNSLDCHKRFDCGKEKKFKCDVCDYSTKRVHALKKHMKSRHDIMKIMLNGNSPFACTLCQKRFGTNSNLKRHMSHIHFREQAEILHCYKCNYKTSRKDNLKAHSIYCKKIKSYSIYFNSA from the exons gacTTCTTTGCACCAATTGTGGAAAACGATACAAAAACCGGAATTCCTTAGATTGCCATAAAAGGTTTGATTGCGGCAAAgagaaaaaattcaaatgtgaTGTTTGTGATTATTCAACCAAGCGGGTACATGCACTAAAGAAACATATGAAGTCCAGGCATGATAT aaTGAAGAtaa tgcTCAATGGTAATAGCCCTTTTGCATGTACACTCTGTCAAAAACGATTTGGTACTAATTCCAACCTGAAAAGACATATGAGTCATATCCATTTTAGAGAACAAGCAGAGATTTTACACTGTTATAAGTGTAACTATAAAACATCAAGGAAAGATAATTTAAAGGCCCATTCtatttactgcaaaaaaattaaatcatattctatttatttcaaCTCTGCTTAA
- the LOC126739551 gene encoding zinc finger protein 845-like, giving the protein MSKPSNQINFNKEYDHYPNMEEMLHVSMVEHEDLEKNEIVDIDELEKYQEEMYTSDDSYTVFCQLCNTGFKHISSLRYHQKHRVCLKPKKEPTDPKCPKCEKVFATLTGYHYHVRRNVCENVKEQAKDPQCPKCNKNFATTHGLMYHLKRNVCEQIEKPKKEEDSFNCEKCQASFKHRASLAYHVDHSVCSKPKKEKVEPEVFQCLTCEKVFASNLSLAYHQSHNVCTKEPKPPKEEIDPKSLQCDKCEKTFSSLTSLGYHQTHNVCLKAPKPPKDPQEEEKECHLCNTIFKHPNSLRYHLEHNVCTKAKIEKIEPKVLQCEKCEKIFSGVPALDYHRKRKVCEQVKTSVTGPPFICDLCNTSFEIKQSWYAHVKKQSCRRFPERYMNENVELLQSIIKVEVLDNEEENDGC; this is encoded by the exons ATGTCAAAACCAagtaatcaaataaattttaataaagaatatgaTCACTATCCAAATATGGAAGAGATGTTGCACGTTTCCATGGTGGAACATgaagatttagaaaaaaatgagaTTGTTGATATTGACGAGTTGGAGAAGTATCAAGAAGAGATGTATACTAGTGATGATTCTTATACAGTATTTTGTCAACTTTGTAATACTGGATTTAAACATATTTCCTCTCTGAGGTATCATCAGAAGCATAGGGTGTGTCTAAAGCCGAAGAAAG aaccTACTGATCCAAAATGTCCAAAGTGTGAAAAGGTATTTGCTACCTTAACAGGATACCATTACCATGTAAGAAGAAACGTCTGTGAAAATGTCAAAGAGCAAGCTAAGGATCCACAGTGtccaaaatgtaataaaaattttgcgaCAACTCATGGTCTTATGTaccatttaaaaagaaatgtgtGTGAGCAAattgaaaaacctaaaaaagagGAAGATTCATTTAATTGTGAAAAGTGTCAGGCTTCATTTAAGCATAGAGCTTCCTTGGCTTATCATGTTGACCATAGTGTTTGCTCTAAACCTAAAAAAG aaaaagtagaACCAGAGGTGTTTCAGTGTTTAACTTGTGAAAAAGTATTTGCTTCCAATTTATCTTTGGCCTATCATCAATCTCATAATGTGTGTACCAAGGAACCCAAACCTCCAAAAG aggaAATCGATCCAAAATCCCTACAGTGCGACAAATGCGAAAAAACATTTAGTTCTCTGACATCATTGGGATATCATCAGACTCACAATGTTTGCTTAAAAGCACCGAAGCCTCCAAAAG ATCCTcaagaagaagaaaaggaaTGTCACTTGTGCAATACTATATTTAAGCATCCCAACTCTTTGCGGTATCACTTGGAGCATAACGTTTGCACCAAGGCGAAAATAG aaaaaatcGAACCGAAGGTTCTACAATGTGAAAAATGCGAGAAAATATTTAGCGGAGTGCCCGCCTTGGACTATCACCGCAAGAGAAAAGTTTGTGAGCAAGTTAAAACTAGTGTTACTG gtCCACCATTTATATGTGACTTGTGCAATACATCATTTGAAATCAAGCAGAGCTGGTACGCCCACGTGAAGAAGCAATCATGCAGAAGATTTCCGGAAAGATATATGAATGAAAATGTCGAACTGTTACAATCGATCATTAAAGTCGAAGTATTAGATAATGAAGAGGAAAACGACGGTTGCTAA